A genomic region of Deltaproteobacteria bacterium contains the following coding sequences:
- a CDS encoding alcohol dehydrogenase has product SGYSIADLLLPLAGFDMYADTAETMKAQQAIGILNDFQKELFDAGGGAIFRTLKDGKVPKEILRDIAQKAVDNGSKGFSEDDYVMVLEQAWEGR; this is encoded by the coding sequence GAGTGGGTATTCCATTGCCGATCTCCTGCTGCCGCTGGCAGGGTTCGATATGTATGCAGATACAGCGGAAACCATGAAGGCTCAACAAGCTATCGGTATCCTGAACGATTTTCAGAAGGAGCTTTTTGATGCCGGCGGCGGCGCCATTTTCAGGACGTTGAAAGACGGAAAAGTTCCGAAAGAAATATTGAGAGATATAGCCCAAAAGGCTGTCGACAATGGATCAAAAGGATTTAGTGAAGACGATTACGTAATGGTTTTAGAACAGGCATGGGAAGGGAGATAA